In candidate division WOR-3 bacterium, the sequence CGGGCGCATGGGTGCCCGAAAAGGGTATTGGTCAAATGTCAGATGCTGGGAATACCGGTGATTGATGCCACCTGTCCCTATGTGTGCCGGGTCCAGAATGTTGCCCGATGTCTGGCGGAGGACGGCTATCAGGTTGTGGTAGTAGGAGAAAAGGACCATCCTGAAGTTAAGGCAATTCTTGCCGCCGCGGGTAAAGGGGCTTTAGTCATCACCTCAGAAGAAAGAGCGGGTAAATTGGGGAGCAGCATAAAAAAGAAACTCGGTGTTGTTGCCCAGACCACGATGGATAATGAGGGGTTTAAGGCAGTTGTTGCCAGGCTCTCTCAATTTGGTTATAATGAACTTCGGGTTTTCAACACCATCTGTGCTGAGGTTAGCGCCCGGCAAGAGGCAACCGCCCGTCTCGCAAAAAAGGTGGATGCGGTGGTTGTTGTCGGTGGCAAGAACAGCGCCAACACCAGGCGGCTAGCACAGATTGTGCGCGGGGAAAAGAGGCCGGTGGTGCATATCGCCGAGCCGAAGGAGCTGCAGCCCCAGATGTGGCAGAAATTCAGGCGCATCGGGATTGTAGCGGGTGCTTCCACTCCAGCAGAGGTGGTGGAGGAAATTGCCCGAATTTTAACAACGCCGGTTGTGCCTGTGGGTAGTCAAGTGGCACGACCGAGTTTTAAGGAGGTCGTTAGGTGATGAGTGAAGATAATGAAAGCACAGTCTCACCCGGTATGGGGACTGGTTCAGTATATGACATCTCCTTTCCAAGTTTTGAGGAAGGAGAGATTGTCACGGGGACGATTGTTAAGAGGTTGAGTAATGCGGTGTTGGTTGACATTGGGTTGAAGGCTGAGGGGATTCTGCCTATTGAGGAGTTCCGCAATCCAGATGAGGCGGTTGAGGGCGCAAAGGTGAAGGTATGTGTTGAGGCGCTGGAGGATAAGGACGGTTTTCCAGTTATTTCCAAGAGAAAGGCTGATTTTCAACTTGCCTGGGAGACGATTAAGGAGAAGTCGGAGAGTTCGCTACCGGTGAGGGTAAAGGTGCTAAGAAGGGTTAAGGGTGGTCTGGCGGTTGATATTTTAGGGTTGGATGCGTTTCTACCAGGTTCCCAGGTGGATTTAAGACCGATTCCCAACCTTGATGAGATGGTAGGTAAGGAGTTGGAGGTGAAGATTCTTTCGGTCAACTGGCATAAGAGGAATATTGTGGTTTCACGGCGGGCGCTACTTGAGGAGCGTCAGGAGGCTTTACGCCGAGAGATATTGAGCCGGCTCCAGGTGGGTGATGTGATTGAAGGGACGGTAAAGACGATAACCGAGTTCGGGGCTTTTATCGACATCGGCGGGATTGACGCCCTTTTACACATTTCTGACTTGGCATGGATAAAGGTGGTTCATCCGAGTGAAATTGTGCAACCCGGTGAGAAACTGAAAGTGAAGGTGCTTTCTCTTGACCCGAATACCGGCAGGATTACCGTGGGGCTCAAACAATTGACGCCGCACCCCTGGGAAAAGGTGGAGGAGAAGTATCCCATTGGCTCGCGGGTGAAGGGAAGGGTGACGACGCTCGCAGAGTATGGTGCATTTGTGGAACTGGAAAAAGGGATTGAGGGTCTGATTCATATTTCCGAGATGTCTTGGACCAAATCGATTCATCACCCGGCGCAGATTCTCGCTGTTGACCAGGAGGTTGAGGCGGTGGTCTTAAACATTGACAAGGAGAACCGGCGCATTTCGTTAGGACTCAAACAGACAATGCCCGACCCCTGGTCCCTGATTGAAGAGCGCTACCAGGTGGGGCAGCGGGTCACGGGCAGAATAAAGTCATTAAAGGAGTTCGGTGCATTTGTGGAACTGGAGGAAGGGATTGAAGGTCTTATCCACAACGCCGACATCTCCTGGACAAAAAGGGTAAAGCATCCGCGGGATGAATTGAAAAAGGGACAGGTTGTTGAAACGATTATCTTAGAAATTGACAAGGAGAACCGGCGCATTTCGTTAGGGCTCAAACAGACCCAGGAGGACCCATTCTACAAATTGAGCCAGGAGCTGAAGCCGGGTGATGTTATCCGGGCGCGGATTATTGACATTCCCAAACCCGGTCTGGTGGTGGCACTTAACTACGGAATCGAGGGGTTTGTGCCTGCAAGTCAGCTGGTGAAGGGTGGCAAGAGGCTTAGGGAAAACTACCAGATTGGCGAGGAGCTGGAACTCAAGGTGCTTAAGGTTGACATCGAGAACCGGCGAGTCACTCTGAGTGAGCGGGCGGCGCAGGGGGAGGTACAAAAGGAGCGAGAGGAGGAGCTACCTGAAGAGCGCCCTGCTGATAAATTCACCCTTGAAGACCATCTCCGAGACTTCAAAGACATCTGATACCGGTGACCGATGCGGGACAGCGGTGTTGAGAAGCGGTTTGATACCGCGGCGATAATCACAGTGGGCTGCCGTCTGAATCAGGCTGAAAGTGACTGTCTCGCTGGTTACCTGTTAGCCCGGGGATTAAAGGTAGTTCGTCACCCCTTGCCTCAGGCAAATGCATCAACCATCAGGCGGGTTTACATCAACACCTGTGCGGTTACGCAACTCGCTGAGGAAAATTCGCTGGCGACCATCCGTCGGGTTTGTCGGCTTCAACCCAAACCACGGGTAGTGGTATTGGGCTGTCTTGCTGAGAGGGCACCGGATTTGATAAGGCAGATTCCCGGTGTTGACGAAATATGGAGCAATCAAGAGAAACAGGATGTCATTGGGGGACAATCCCCG encodes:
- the ispH gene encoding 4-hydroxy-3-methylbut-2-enyl diphosphate reductase; translation: MPKVYIAQPTGFCFGVKRAIRLAENGLKRYRRVWTYGELVHNPQVLKQLFTKGIKPVRRLAEAKDGVLVIRAHGCPKRVLVKCQMLGIPVIDATCPYVCRVQNVARCLAEDGYQVVVVGEKDHPEVKAILAAAGKGALVITSEERAGKLGSSIKKKLGVVAQTTMDNEGFKAVVARLSQFGYNELRVFNTICAEVSARQEATARLAKKVDAVVVVGGKNSANTRRLAQIVRGEKRPVVHIAEPKELQPQMWQKFRRIGIVAGASTPAEVVEEIARILTTPVVPVGSQVARPSFKEVVR
- the rpsA gene encoding 30S ribosomal protein S1, which gives rise to MSEDNESTVSPGMGTGSVYDISFPSFEEGEIVTGTIVKRLSNAVLVDIGLKAEGILPIEEFRNPDEAVEGAKVKVCVEALEDKDGFPVISKRKADFQLAWETIKEKSESSLPVRVKVLRRVKGGLAVDILGLDAFLPGSQVDLRPIPNLDEMVGKELEVKILSVNWHKRNIVVSRRALLEERQEALRREILSRLQVGDVIEGTVKTITEFGAFIDIGGIDALLHISDLAWIKVVHPSEIVQPGEKLKVKVLSLDPNTGRITVGLKQLTPHPWEKVEEKYPIGSRVKGRVTTLAEYGAFVELEKGIEGLIHISEMSWTKSIHHPAQILAVDQEVEAVVLNIDKENRRISLGLKQTMPDPWSLIEERYQVGQRVTGRIKSLKEFGAFVELEEGIEGLIHNADISWTKRVKHPRDELKKGQVVETIILEIDKENRRISLGLKQTQEDPFYKLSQELKPGDVIRARIIDIPKPGLVVALNYGIEGFVPASQLVKGGKRLRENYQIGEELELKVLKVDIENRRVTLSERAAQGEVQKEREEELPEERPADKFTLEDHLRDFKDI